From a single Wolbachia endosymbiont of Oedothorax gibbosus genomic region:
- a CDS encoding polysaccharide deacetylase family protein: MFIRIITFLLLYSSTVFCGDCNFNLPYCGLSCNLDLSYRNLSNIKKLLNNDDKFVALTFDDGPSNNRVNDIINVLEIYEAKATFFVLGERINEKTSEIVKKIHESGHELGNHSWSHRKLTSLSSEEQLQELEKTNTAIKNAIKQDVKWFRPPYGCYDDNLIENTDQLNMYSILWTVDSLDWQGDKPETLVERVLSNVHNGAVILFHDHNNRSNTIEALPHIIKILKKSGYKFVTLSEWEKRVCNTVKARSVTIKEGKKVCFEGMLCGQKTKSLTAEHSY, from the coding sequence ATGTTTATAAGGATAATAACTTTTCTTTTGCTATACTCAAGCACGGTTTTCTGTGGTGATTGTAATTTTAATTTACCATACTGTGGGCTCAGTTGTAATCTGGATCTATCATATAGAAATTTAAGTAATATAAAAAAATTGTTGAATAACGACGATAAGTTTGTTGCGCTTACGTTTGATGATGGGCCTTCCAACAATAGAGTAAACGATATTATTAACGTTCTGGAAATCTATGAAGCAAAAGCAACGTTTTTTGTGCTTGGTGAACGTATAAATGAAAAAACGTCTGAAATAGTAAAGAAAATTCATGAATCAGGTCATGAGTTAGGCAATCACTCTTGGTCGCATAGGAAGTTGACATCACTTTCAAGTGAGGAACAATTGCAAGAATTGGAAAAGACAAATACAGCAATTAAAAATGCAATAAAACAAGATGTAAAATGGTTTCGTCCGCCATATGGATGTTATGACGATAATCTGATTGAAAATACTGATCAATTAAATATGTATTCAATATTATGGACAGTTGATTCGCTAGATTGGCAAGGTGATAAGCCAGAAACTTTAGTTGAAAGAGTTTTAAGTAATGTACATAATGGAGCAGTTATACTGTTTCATGATCACAATAACAGGTCAAACACAATTGAAGCTTTACCTCATATTATTAAAATACTAAAAAAATCAGGTTATAAGTTTGTGACCTTAAGTGAGTGGGAAAAAAGGGTTTGTAATACGGTAAAAGCCAGAAGTGTAACAATAAAAGAGGGGAAAAAAGTGTGTTTTGAAGGAATGTTATGTGGACAAAAAACAAAGTCTTTAACCGCAGAGCATTCATATTAG
- a CDS encoding YifB family Mg chelatase-like AAA ATPase has protein sequence MIANINTVALQGISTVNVNAQIHMANGIPAFNIVGLPDKTVAESKERIRAALNSINLLLPPKRITVNLSPADLLKEGSHYDLAIAIGLLVVMNVIPVEKVQSYIIMGELALDSRVIPVSGVLPTAINAKQANKGVICPRGNGVEASWVKNVSILAIEKLTDIIRHFKGEQLIQPVIFNYSDAPKEKRLVPDMKDIKGQVVAKRAAEIAAAGGHNMLLVGPPGTGKSMLAKRFIGLLPNLTEQEMIDVNIISSITKTGNEIFKVTRPFREPHHSCSMPAMIGGGKNAKPGEITMAHNGVLFLDELPEFPRLVLDSLRQPLEDRKVTVARANAHITYPANFQLIAAMNPCRCGYLGDASRSCNKAPKCGTDYKNKISGPLLDRIDICIEMPNVSILSPEISVEGESTKIIRERVIAARKVQTERYSELNVRCNAEVSGEAFNKFTEPDQAGLELLKYVLKENYISNRGYTRVLKVARTIADLAKSEEVKRAHIAEALNYRIRVY, from the coding sequence ATGATTGCAAATATAAATACCGTTGCGCTTCAGGGAATTAGCACAGTAAATGTCAATGCACAAATTCATATGGCAAATGGTATTCCAGCTTTTAATATTGTTGGATTGCCGGATAAAACTGTTGCGGAATCCAAAGAGCGCATCAGAGCAGCATTAAATTCAATCAATCTACTACTACCTCCAAAAAGAATTACAGTTAATCTCTCCCCTGCGGATTTACTGAAAGAAGGTAGTCATTATGACTTGGCTATTGCTATTGGACTACTTGTTGTAATGAATGTGATACCAGTTGAAAAAGTTCAGTCTTATATCATTATGGGTGAGCTTGCACTAGACAGCAGAGTCATACCAGTCTCAGGAGTACTTCCAACAGCAATCAATGCAAAACAGGCAAATAAAGGAGTAATTTGCCCAAGGGGAAATGGAGTAGAGGCTTCATGGGTAAAGAATGTTTCAATTCTAGCTATAGAGAAATTAACTGATATTATCAGACACTTTAAGGGTGAACAATTAATTCAGCCAGTAATTTTTAATTATAGTGATGCACCCAAAGAAAAAAGATTGGTTCCCGATATGAAGGATATCAAAGGCCAAGTTGTTGCAAAAAGAGCAGCTGAAATTGCAGCAGCAGGTGGACATAATATGCTTCTTGTTGGCCCTCCTGGTACTGGAAAATCAATGCTTGCTAAGCGCTTTATAGGATTGCTGCCTAATTTGACCGAACAGGAGATGATTGATGTTAATATTATTTCCAGCATAACAAAAACTGGTAATGAAATATTCAAAGTAACTCGTCCCTTTCGTGAACCTCATCATTCATGCTCTATGCCAGCAATGATAGGGGGAGGAAAGAATGCAAAACCTGGAGAAATTACCATGGCTCACAATGGCGTGTTATTCCTTGATGAGTTGCCAGAATTTCCAAGACTTGTGCTTGATTCTCTGCGCCAACCACTTGAAGATAGAAAAGTTACCGTTGCAAGGGCAAATGCTCACATAACCTACCCTGCCAATTTTCAACTTATAGCTGCAATGAATCCCTGCAGGTGCGGTTATTTAGGTGATGCAAGTAGATCGTGCAACAAAGCTCCAAAGTGTGGCACAGATTACAAAAACAAAATATCAGGACCATTGCTTGATAGAATAGACATATGCATTGAGATGCCAAACGTTAGCATACTCTCTCCTGAAATCTCTGTGGAGGGAGAAAGTACTAAGATCATAAGAGAAAGAGTGATAGCAGCAAGAAAAGTTCAAACTGAGCGTTATAGTGAATTGAATGTTCGTTGTAACGCAGAAGTAAGCGGTGAAGCATTCAATAAATTTACTGAACCAGATCAGGCAGGGTTAGAATTGCTAAAATACGTACTGAAAGAAAATTACATTTCCAATCGAGGCTACACACGCGTATTAAAAGTTGCAAGAACCATTGCAGATCTTGCAAAAAGTGAAGAAGTGAAAAGAGCACACATTGCTGAAGCACTGAATTACAGAATAAGAGTATATTAA
- a CDS encoding IS5 family transposase (programmed frameshift) codes for MRNLYPSDISREQFEKIRSILESSRKKTKPRKLDLYDVFCAVLYVLKSACQWRMLPKDFPKWRSCYEYFKKWSEKPSEDTESTLERVLKKLVGETRISNGRKERTSFCIIDAQSVKNADTAENKGYDAGKKISGIKRHIAVDTQGLPHAIYVTTAEATDRSSAMKMVENAKEKLSEVKNILVDAGYTGENFATQIKATIGSTVEVIKRSELHTFVVLPKRWVVERSFAWLEKCRRLWKNCERKLNTSLQMVVLAFTSLLLKRL; via the exons ATGAGAAATTTATACCCAAGTGACATAAGTCGAGAACAATTTGAAAAAATCAGATCAATTCTGGAGAGTAGTAGGAAGAAAACAAAACCAAGAAAACTTGATTTGTATGATGTATTTTGTGCAGTGCTGTACGTCCTAAAAAGTGCCTGTCAGTGGAGAATGCTGCCAAAAGATTTTCCAAAATGGCGAAGTTGTTACGAATATTTTAAAAAATGGAGTGAAAAACCAAGCGAAGATACAGAAAGTACTTTGGAGCGTGTATTA AAAAAATTAGTTGGAGAGACACGTATCAGCAATGGTCGGAAAGAAAGAACTAGTTTTTGTATAATTGATGCTCAGAGCGTAAAAAATGCAGATACTGCTGAAAATAAGGGCTACGATGCAGGTAAAAAAATTTCAGGAATAAAGCGCCATATTGCAGTAGATACACAAGGTTTACCACACGCGATTTATGTAACAACGGCAGAAGCAACCGACCGCAGCAGTGCCATGAAAATGGTCGAAAATGCTAAAGAAAAACTCTCTGAAGTTAAAAATATACTTGTTGATGCAGGCTACACTGGAGAAAATTTTGCAACACAAATAAAAGCAACTATTGGTTCGACGGTCGAAGTAATAAAGCGAAGTGAATTACACACCTTTGTTGTACTGCCAAAGAGATGGGTTGTTGAGCGCTCTTTTGCTTGGTTGGAAAAATGTAGGCGTTTGTGGAAAAATTGCGAGCGGAAACTCAACACTAGCTTACAAATGGTCGTTCTTGCTTTCACTTCTTTACTCCTTAAAAGATTATGA
- the ftsZ gene encoding cell division protein FtsZ: protein MSIDLSLPELPILHPRITVVGVGGAGGNAVNNMIQSNLQGVNFVVANTDAQALEKSLCDKKIQLGINLTKGLGAGALPDVGKGAAEESIDEIMEHIKDSHMLFITAGMGGGTGTGAAPVIAKAAREARAAVKDRAPKEKKILTVGVVTKPFGFEGVRRMRIAELGLEELQKYVDTLIVIPNQNLFRIANEKTTFSDAFKLADNVLHIGIRGVTDLMVMPGLINLDFADIETVMSEMGKAMIGTGEAEGEDRAISAAEAAISNPLLDNVSMKGAQGILINITGGGDMTLFEVDAAANRVREEVDENANIIFGATFDQAMEERVRVSVLATGIDGCNNKSETSSICQSEDSEKEKFKWPYSQSESTQDKTLETKPTEQVSEGAKWGSNIYDIPAYLRRKK, encoded by the coding sequence ATGTCAATTGACCTTAGTTTACCAGAGCTGCCTATATTACACCCAAGGATTACAGTTGTGGGAGTGGGTGGTGCTGGTGGAAATGCTGTGAATAACATGATCCAATCCAATTTGCAAGGAGTAAATTTTGTTGTAGCAAATACCGATGCTCAAGCGTTAGAGAAGTCATTATGCGATAAAAAAATTCAACTGGGTATTAACTTAACCAAGGGTCTTGGTGCTGGTGCTTTGCCTGATGTTGGCAAAGGTGCAGCAGAAGAATCAATTGATGAGATTATGGAGCATATAAAAGATAGTCATATGCTTTTCATCACAGCAGGAATGGGTGGTGGTACTGGAACCGGTGCAGCACCAGTAATTGCAAAAGCAGCAAGGGAAGCAAGAGCTGCAGTTAAGGATAGAGCGCCAAAAGAAAAAAAGATATTGACTGTTGGAGTTGTGACTAAGCCATTTGGCTTTGAGGGTGTGCGCCGTATGCGCATTGCAGAGCTTGGACTTGAAGAATTGCAAAAATACGTGGATACACTTATTGTTATTCCAAATCAGAATTTATTTAGAATTGCAAATGAAAAAACTACATTTTCTGATGCGTTTAAACTTGCTGATAATGTACTGCATATTGGCATCAGAGGAGTAACTGACTTGATGGTCATGCCAGGGCTTATTAATCTTGACTTCGCTGATATAGAAACAGTAATGAGCGAGATGGGCAAAGCGATGATTGGCACTGGAGAGGCAGAAGGAGAAGATAGAGCAATTAGTGCTGCAGAGGCTGCAATATCTAATCCATTGCTTGATAATGTATCAATGAAAGGTGCGCAAGGAATATTAATTAACATTACTGGTGGCGGAGATATGACTCTGTTTGAAGTTGATGCTGCAGCCAATAGAGTGCGTGAAGAAGTAGATGAAAATGCAAATATAATATTTGGTGCTACTTTTGATCAAGCGATGGAGGAAAGAGTTAGAGTTTCTGTTCTTGCAACTGGCATTGATGGTTGCAATAATAAATCAGAAACTTCATCTATATGTCAGAGCGAGGACTCAGAGAAAGAGAAATTTAAGTGGCCCTATAGTCAAAGTGAAAGTACGCAAGACAAAACACTGGAAACAAAACCAACTGAACAGGTAAGCGAAGGAGCTAAGTGGGGCAGCAATATCTATGATATACCAGCTTACTTAAGAAGAAAAAAATAA
- a CDS encoding EVE domain-containing protein, with amino-acid sequence MQLWLLKSEPSEYSWQKMEKEQVVEWDGVRNYQAQNYMKIMKVSDLAFFYHTGKEKAILGIVEVFKEYYHVNDPKFGLVNVKFLNPLNNQVTLNNIKQNPLLKNMAILKQPRLSIAPVSEIEWNEIISMSDV; translated from the coding sequence ATGCAACTTTGGCTACTCAAGTCAGAGCCAAGTGAATATTCATGGCAAAAAATGGAAAAGGAGCAGGTAGTTGAGTGGGATGGCGTGCGCAATTATCAAGCTCAAAATTACATGAAAATTATGAAAGTAAGCGATCTTGCGTTTTTTTATCATACAGGTAAAGAGAAAGCAATACTTGGAATCGTTGAAGTATTTAAAGAGTATTATCATGTTAATGATCCCAAGTTCGGATTAGTGAATGTAAAGTTTTTGAACCCTTTAAATAACCAAGTAACGTTAAATAATATAAAACAAAACCCACTTTTGAAAAATATGGCTATATTAAAACAACCACGTTTATCAATTGCCCCAGTTTCGGAAATTGAATGGAATGAAATAATAAGCATGAGTGATGTGTAA
- the ybeY gene encoding rRNA maturation RNase YbeY translates to MLEVNILDKKWCSIIENPKNFVLGVINASLKELKIDHYKPNISIALADDDLLHQLNLKFREMDKPTNVLSFPYEQLSNKCDLGDIAISIDTIKRESHEYCIPILAHIAHMLVHGLLHLLGYDHQKKEEEIIMKNLEREILASLGYNMCAI, encoded by the coding sequence ATGTTAGAAGTAAATATTCTTGACAAGAAATGGTGCAGCATTATAGAAAATCCTAAAAATTTTGTATTAGGTGTCATCAATGCTTCTCTAAAAGAATTAAAAATAGATCACTATAAACCAAATATATCAATAGCTCTGGCTGATGATGATTTGCTACATCAACTTAATTTAAAATTTAGAGAAATGGATAAGCCAACTAACGTACTATCATTTCCGTATGAACAATTATCCAACAAGTGTGATTTAGGAGACATAGCAATTTCAATAGATACAATAAAAAGAGAATCGCATGAGTATTGTATACCCATTCTTGCTCACATTGCACACATGTTAGTGCATGGATTACTACATTTACTTGGTTATGATCACCAAAAAAAAGAGGAAGAAATTATAATGAAAAATCTAGAAAGAGAGATTTTAGCTTCACTTGGCTACAATATGTGCGCGATTTAA
- a CDS encoding succinate dehydrogenase iron-sulfur subunit: MVQFSLPKNSKINQKGKIYPIPARAKNIRRFQIYRWSADDEKNPRIDTFFIDMDSCGPMVLDALIKIKDEIDSTLTFRRSCREGICGSCAMNIDGTNTLACTRSIHDIKGDVKIYPLPHMYVIKDLVSDLSQFYEQYKSIKPWLQADKPALPNKEYSQSPEDRKKLDGLSDCILCACCSTGCPSYWWNSDKFLGPAILLQAYRWIADSRDNKTGKRLDVLNDPFKLYRCHTIMNCTKTCPKGLNPARAIAKVKQLMVEREGV; the protein is encoded by the coding sequence ATGGTTCAGTTTTCTTTGCCAAAGAATTCTAAGATTAATCAAAAGGGCAAAATTTATCCTATTCCTGCTAGAGCAAAAAACATCAGAAGATTTCAAATTTACCGTTGGTCTGCTGATGACGAGAAAAACCCTAGAATAGACACATTTTTTATTGATATGGATAGTTGTGGCCCTATGGTACTTGATGCATTAATAAAAATAAAGGATGAAATAGATTCGACTTTAACTTTCAGACGTTCTTGTAGAGAAGGCATATGTGGATCTTGTGCCATGAATATTGACGGAACCAATACTCTTGCATGTACTAGATCTATACACGATATAAAAGGTGACGTAAAAATATATCCATTACCTCACATGTATGTGATAAAGGACCTAGTCTCGGACTTGAGCCAATTTTATGAGCAATATAAATCAATTAAACCTTGGTTACAAGCAGATAAGCCTGCCCTACCAAATAAAGAATACTCTCAATCTCCTGAAGATAGAAAAAAATTAGATGGCTTGTCCGACTGTATATTATGTGCTTGCTGTTCGACTGGTTGCCCAAGTTACTGGTGGAATAGTGATAAATTTTTAGGACCAGCAATATTATTACAAGCCTACAGATGGATTGCTGACAGCCGTGATAATAAGACAGGTAAAAGACTTGATGTTTTAAATGACCCATTCAAGTTGTATCGTTGTCATACAATAATGAATTGTACAAAAACTTGTCCTAAAGGACTTAATCCAGCAAGAGCAATAGCGAAAGTAAAACAGCTCATGGTAGAGAGAGAAGGAGTTTAA